The Ciconia boyciana chromosome 2, ASM3463844v1, whole genome shotgun sequence genome has a segment encoding these proteins:
- the HGH1 gene encoding protein HGH1 homolog yields the protein MTPAMSAAPAMAAEAAAEAEAAAAAELAALLAPAAAPAARAGAAALALSLSGDAAGRRLLAGQPAALAALLELAAGPGPAAAAAARDALGCLVNVSAEPAARGPLLAALPALLGLLPGGPACGLLANLCRERGAARRVLRALRERGPGLAPLLQALGEPRPPPQLGPLLCNLSQLPEGRRGLLDRSRRSVQRLLPFTQYKDSAVHRRGVVGALRNCCFEYEDHEWLLSEEVDILPFLLLPLAGPEEFPEDEMERLPADLQYLPQDKQREEEPDIRKMLLEAIMLLAATKAGRHVVREKGTYLILRELHRWEREPDVLAACEKLIQVLIGDEPGPGMENLLEVTVPEEVEQQLQCLDREEEERWRREKEERQEARGSTPCPEEPSR from the exons ATGACGCCCGCCATGTCGGCGGCGCCCGCCAtggcggcggaggcggcggcggaggccgaggcggcggcggcggcggagctgGCGGCCCTGCtggccccggcggcggccccggcggcgcgggcgggcgcggcggcgctGGCGCTGTCGCTGTCGGGGgacgcggcggggcggcggctgCTGGCGGGGCAGCCCGCGGCCCTGGCGGCCCTGCTGGagctggcggcggggccgggcccggcggcggcggcggcggcccgcgACGCCCTGGGCTGCCTGGTGAACGTCTCGGCGGAGCCGGCGGCCCGCGGGCCGCTGCTggccgcgctgcccgcgctgctggggctgctgccgggCGGGCCCGCCTGCGGGCTGCTGGCCAACCTCTGCcgggagcgcggcgcggcgcggcgggtgCTGCGGGCCCTGCGGGAGCGCGGCCCCGGGCTGGCGCCGCTGCTCCAGGCGCTCGGCgagccccggccgccgccccaGCTCGGCCCGCTGCTCTGCAACCTCAGCCAGCTGCCCGAGGGCCGCCGCGGGCTCCTCGACCGCTCCCG GCGCTCGGTGCAGCGGCTGCTGCCCTTCACGCAGTACAAGGACTCCGCCGTCCATCGCCGGGGCGTCGTGGGGGCCCTCAGGAACTGCTGCTTCGAGTACG AGGACCACGAGTGGCTGCTGAGTGAGGAGGTCGACATtctgcccttcctcctgctgcctctaGCAGGCCCTGAGGAGTTTCCTGAGGATGAGATGGAAA ggctgcccgCAGACCTGCAGTACCTGCCCCAGGACAAGCAGCGGGAGGAAGAACCTGACATCCGGAAGATGCTGCTGGAAGCCATCATGCTG CTCGCGGCCACCAAGGCCGGCCGGCACGTCGTGAGGGAGAAGGGGACGTACCTGATCCTGCGGGAGCTGCACCGCTGGGAGCGGGAGCCCGACGTGCTGGCTGCCTGCGAGAAGTTAATTCAG GTGCTGATCGGGGACGAGCCCGGCCCGGGGATGGAGAACCTGCTGGAGGTGACGGTCCCCGAGGAggtggagcagcagctgcagtgcctggatcgggaggaggaggagcggtGGCGGCGGGAGAAGGAAGAGCGGCAAGAGGCGCGGGGCTCGACGCCGTGCCCCGAAGAGCCGTCGCGGTGA